The Rosa chinensis cultivar Old Blush chromosome 7, RchiOBHm-V2, whole genome shotgun sequence DNA segment CTTCTTACCACCATTACCCCACCAGTACTTACCCACCTTAGACCGATAAGTTCGGCAAATGCCCTTGGACAATCTGAACACCGACATAGTGTAGGACGGGATGGCTTGTGCAACGGCCTTGATCAACACAGCTTTTCCTGCCTTCGATAGAGTTTGGACTGTCATCCCTGCAAATGATAGTCGAGGCGCTCATGTATTCTTTTGAACATTTCCTTTCGATTCCTTCCCGCAACTGTTGGTAATCCCAAGTATCTCTCATGAAATGGAACCACTGGAACTCCAAGTAGTTGGGTAATAGACAGCTCCTGATCTCCTGAAGTACCTGGTCCAAAAGCAATTGCAGACTTTTGGAAGTTGATCTTCTGTCTAGCCGCACATTCATACAGTAATAAACACTGTTTTAGCCTTATCAGTTCATCAATATGTGCTCTCCCAAACAGCAGACTATCATCTATAAACAAAAgatgtgtgaaattagaaggtcagagactgaagtgttttatggttaaaagctcaaagactaaacagtatttagtcctttaaTTTTATACCTCAACGCCAAGAAAGAAAATGCACATTCCAATGGAGATGATAAAAAGAGTTTACCAATATAGGCCATCTTGTCTGGCAAAAAAAATGGTGAGTTTTCAAATATCTTCAtacttgttgagaatatatatacatcccacatgggaaaaatgggactttgcctatgggtttataagagtttgggtcactccatccattgccaattggttttagatgtgaaccccagattactttatcatggtatcagagccaggttacccaagtgtgcatgcctaacggccacacgggctccataTCACCCAAGTTGTCcatgtgtatggcttgaaaattcgtcacacgtgcgggggtgtgttgagaatatatatacatcccacatggaaaaaataggagcttgcctatgggtttataagagtttgggccactccatccattgtcaattgattttggatgtgaatcctaaattactttatcaataCTGAGGTCTTTTTAAGAGTGAAGTTTCTACGGAGTCTTCACATATCTGAttagacatttttttttatgtcccTTTAACTTTTATCAACTACAACTCTACAAGTTATGTAGAGGGCGAGCCTAAACCTTTGAAGGGAATATGATCTTGATCTTGTGTTGAGCTTTTATGGTGCTGATTTTGTGTTTCTTGGTCTACTCACTTCCAAATTCTCCATCTAAGACATAATTTATCTGATTTGAAAAGACAATCCCTCAGCACTATAATGAACATCATCACTACTTTGAGAGCAAATTGATTGCGTTTTTTATATGTTAATTTCTTtatgaagaaaaccaaaaatgtaAAATGATTTTAGATACAAATTTTGTTGTAATGCCAATTTTTCTAATCGATGAGTTATAGCAATGattataatttattattttcaagAATAATGTCTTTAACCACCTCCTTTTATCTACTTTGTAGAAATCATTCAAGCAGATGTTACAGACTTCACAACTAAATTAATAAGGTTGTTTGTATGATTAAAAGATAAACGAAAGGCCCTAAAAATCATACGTAGTCGTCCTTTCCTCAAGAGACCAGCTTTTGATTACCATAAACCAGAAAGCATACGCATCAAGAGTTGATTGAAAATGTTATGTAAGAGATGTTCCGAGGATTAACCAATTCTGCTCTCATTGATTGCTATGGAGTAGCGCACTAATTCACTTAGCTTCCTACCGAAAACCAAATGATCAAGGATAAGAACTTTTTAGCTTAAGTAAAGTGATCGAAAAAAGTTGATCAAGATGGTTTCTGTAACTTCTGTTTATAATTTACTTGCATGCAACTTTGTACGTACCGTAGTAAACTAGCTCCCAtgataaataaattaagaaGAACAAGactccattaatcatcaatagGTAGATACAACCTTTGGACGCATACAACTGGGATTCATAAATACtttcaaataataataataataataattatcttCTTACCCACATGTACTCTTATTGTTGCtctatgttttttgttttttccatcCTTAATACTAATACAGGTAAGAAGAGGTAAATTTTGGTTGTGACAATGAAAGTAAAGGTAATCAATTCAAGGAATATAACCACCATGACCACCACCCTCACCGCTCCCGCCACCTCCTCCATATGCACCGCCATgtgcaccaccaccaccaccaccgcttCCAGCGCCTCCGCCCCCACCACCAGCATACCCACCGGCAGCTCCTCCGGCTCCACCTCCAGCTCCTCCGCCACCTCCATATCCACCTCCACTTGCTCCTCCAGCACCGTAACCTCCGCCACCACCGTGACCCCCACCACCTCCATATCCGGCACCATGCTCGCCGCCAGCACCATAGCCTCCACCGGCACCACCACCTTCTCCACCTCCATAACCAATGCCGTGCTCTCCTCCATATGCAGctcccccaccaccaccagaaccaccaccaccaccgcctccACCAGCACCACCAGCTCCACCATACCCAGCACCacctccttcaccaccaccGCTTCCATAACCATTAGCACCGCCAGCACCATAAGCCCCTCCAGTGCCATATGCACCGCCACCACCACTTCCACCgccacctcctccaccaccCGCATGTCCACCAGCGCCTCCATACGCAACACCACCGCCTTCTCCACCACCACTACCGCCTCCATAGCCAGCAGCACCATGTTCACCTACAGCGCCATAACCACCTCCACTGCCTCCACCTCCTCCGCCACCACCTGCACCTCCAGCACCACCACCTCCATACCCGGACCCACCCCCGCCACCATGGCCGATAGCAGGATACGTTTCATAAGTCAGGAGTGTTCTTGCTGCAGAACATATGCCTACACCTAATAACACGAAGAAAACAAGACTCTGAACTCTTTGAGAAGCCATCGAAGCAATGCAGATGAAACCCACAACAATGGTGGTGCCTGGTGTAGAATGCAAGAGAAGGTAGCTAGGTATATATAGGAATGGGAAGGGGGTCCTGTAACGCGTCTACTGATCCCAAGGTGGTTGAATGCACATGCAGAAGAGAATTTCGGGTGCCCCAACTCAAGAAGGTGGTCCAGTACAAGCATATGTCACACTCAGTACGTTACACTTACACTAGTGAAGCTGCTAGTGTGCTTTTGCTGTTTCCCATAAATCGTAATGCAAGAAAGCCTTTTTGTTAAGCTAGATCTTTCGAGACACCTAATTTAgtaattttccttttctgtgTGTTATCTGATGGCATGCTTATCTGCTTATCTAGTATTATAGAATTGACCGAAATTGAACAAGTTAAGCTGGCCATGGGTTCGAGAAACTGGTCTGTTTACCAAACTAGTAGATGAGTATGGAACTTCATTGCTCAATGATCTTTTGAACTAATGCTAATAGTTAATTGGTCTCTTTTGAGAAATATAAGTATGTAGGCAGGCTCAACTGGTGCGATTGTCCGACAAACTTGTGTAATTACAGAGACCGACGTTCTTTCTTTTAAAGATATTTATAATGCAGGATCGATGGAGATATCTAGGTAGTGTTTTTGGTGGACTTCACTGTAGTTGTTTGCAGGCTCCATGTTTCGATCTAAAGCGGACGTTGCCTTTGTAAACTTGATTGCAGCACCATTCGAATGGTTAATGTTATTAGCACTACGTACGACCAAAGAAAGAaaccatatgattaatattaCACAATGTGACTTTCGTTCACAAAGTAACAAAATTTATGGCCAGAGATTCAATAGGTTGTAGATGAAGATAACTTTTTGTATATATAAATTGTATAGGAAGATAACATTTACTCATTTAGTGAAGTAGACGCAAATTAATAATTCTACTAACAAGTTATGTATTTTAATTGCATGACCCTAAATCCTACTGTTAGTGAAATTAATGTGGAACAGCGTAAGATAATATCATCTCCTACTGTCTGTTTTCTGACACGAAACGACACCTTGATCAATGCATGGCCTTTCTGGATTGCAACTTCTATATTCAACAGGCCAACCAATTGTCATAGAGCTGAAACTTAAGCTGATAGTGATCATGAAAGAGTGATCATATGTGAATGTTATTTTATATGTCAGAACAGCAGTACTGGTTTGCCACCTTAAAAAAAAGTGCCATTGTATAATTATTGTAAATGATCCATCtcaatcaacatatatattccTCCTCGATCCTGTACTCATCTTCACTACGCAATCAACAGTATGAAGCAGCAGCAGTATTAGTTTTTACTTCTTTTACGTGATCGACATTCATACCTGTCTGTTTCAACCACTTACGGCATGTGCGTTGAACTAAATGCAGCTCAGGAAAAGTTCTTCCTCGCCAAAACTGATACTGATCgataaaaatgaaaattctCTCTATAGCTTGCATTCTACTGTTGTGGGGACTACTGTAGCCTGAACAAAATGTATTGAGTGCCCTTTGCTATGCGTTTTAGGTTTGACTTTGAGTGTCTGAGCTCTCTTGCTCTCGCACTAAAACTAATGGGCTATGAGTAAGGACCCTTTTTAATTTAGAAGATTCTTTTAAATGTAAATTCGCAGATTTTTCATAATTTCTGATCTCCAGGAATTCAATATTCTGAATTTTTCGTTCTTCGATCAGCTTCTCTGGGAAAATCATATCTATTATTAAACATCTGCTAAATTCACCATAACCTTGTGGCGCTAAACTATGCAAACGAGTAATTAATTCAAATAACTTGAAACTGGAATAATGGTAATCAAGTGACCAAAAGGCTTTTGATTTTCCCAACGTGGGACATACATGCAAGTTTTTGATGAGAAGTGGAGTTTTTAATGTAATAATTCAACACCTTAACAACCTTTGATATCAATATAACAACTCATAAGGTAACTaagaaaaactatttattaaGATAACTAAGGTCTTTATTTGAGTATGATAGGTTATATTTTGGTTGATTGATTTTTCATAGGGGTAATTATATGTCATCTCATACATGATATGCATGTAATGTAGAAGTATCTACTAGAAAATAAGCAATTTCTATTCAATTAGATGGGATGTCTTCAAATCTCAAGTTTGAGTATGTCTCCTTGCGATCACACGCACACAATCGCTTGATCTGTGCAGCTAAAGCCTAATCTCACCGAGGACCCCCACCAAAGATCAAACTTCCCCAAACCATATCTCTTCAATCATCTCCTCACTTATCCACGACAAGTTAGTATGTACAAAATTTGTGTACGTGTATTGCTCATTTTGCTAGTAGCGAGTTTtaactacaaaaacaaaaacaaaaacaaaaacaaaaccgaATATATGAAATAAAAATGACAGTGCGATTTTAGGCGGCAGTGGATCAGTTGCCAAAATTTCCACCCCTACTCCCCTAGTGCAAAGAACAAGTTATTGCCTTTGCGTGCATGTGCGGAGGTCTCTTCTAGCTTGAATGGTACAAGCTGTGCCGCATTTGTGTTATTATTAGATCATCGTGAATACTAGTTTAGCTTGGCTTGTGGGTAGTGGGTATTCACATGCAAGAGTATGAACTGtatgatcaccatgatgcaagGGCAAACCCAGCCATTGTCTACCTAAGCCATCTCGATCTATTAGTTCTAGTGTAGGTAGGACCAATCCATCTCACTCTGCTTGGCTAGTGGAGCCTTTTATTCTTCACGCTTGTGTGGTTGGTTGATTACAGCCTTCTTATTGGCACCGACTGTATCATTCTGACGTACGAATGTAGATCTTCTATGTACGAAACGAAGGTAAATGCCTTTAATTAAAGCAGTTCGCCAGAGAACAATGTAGCACATTTTTGTACTTTCTTTTTGATtaaataattaacaaataaatgATGGTTTAATTACCTAAAATAGTTTAGTATGATTAACAAaacattaattatatatttgtgTCTGAAAATTATAGCCAATTAACCAGATCGTTTATGATAATACACAGGAAAGGGAGAAGGTTTCCTCCATTGTGTAACCTACATGTTGGCCTCTAGTGGTACCAAcaatgatgcgggaagcgtgaacacgatagtaagaggctccgtcaagcgtcgaaagc contains these protein-coding regions:
- the LOC112175191 gene encoding glycine-rich cell wall structural protein 1.8 — translated: MASQRVQSLVFFVLLGVGICSAARTLLTYETYPAIGHGGGGGSGYGGGGAGGAGGGGGGGGSGGGYGAVGEHGAAGYGGGSGGGEGGGVAYGGAGGHAGGGGGGGGSGGGGAYGTGGAYGAGGANGYGSGGGEGGGAGYGGAGGAGGGGGGGGSGGGGGAAYGGEHGIGYGGGEGGGAGGGYGAGGEHGAGYGGGGGHGGGGGYGAGGASGGGYGGGGGAGGGAGGAAGGYAGGGGGGAGSGGGGGGAHGGAYGGGGGSGEGGGHGGYIP